In Ignavibacteriales bacterium, the sequence GTTTTTGTACGCTTTTCAGCATCTGCTAGTTTTTTCTCAACGGTCTCAACATCTTTCAAAATCAATTCTGTTTCGATAACTTCAATATCGTATTTTGGATTAATCGCACCGTTGACATGAATGATATTTGGATCATCGAAACATCGGACAACATGCACGACAGCATCTACCATCCTGATATGCGAGAGGAACTGGTTGCCTAATCCTTCGCCTTTGCTTGCACCCTTCACAAGACCGGCAATATCGAGAAACTCAAGCGTTGTTGGAACAACTTTTTGCGGTGTATAAATTTCCGCTAATTGCTCCAATCGGCGATCAGGCACAGGAACTACTCCGACATTTGGGTCTATGGTACAAAATGGATAGTTGGCAACATGAGCACCAGCCGCTGTGATTGCGTTAAACAATGTTGACTTGCCAACGTTCGGCAGTCCCACTATTCCACATGTAAATCCCATGTTTTTGTTCCTCGTGACAAATAAAAGATAGCCAACGGTTTCCTGCAAACCAAGAGGGGTTCTGAAATGTGAATAATTTTTCACTTGCATAATTATCCATTTTACGGTATATTCATACAATTCTAAAATGAATGAGGTAGAGTGAATATATGATTTCTGTTTCTGTTGTTGGTGCATCAGGGTATTCGGGTATTGAACTTTTAAAGATCCTCGCTCGGCATCCCGGCGTGCGGATAGACAAACTCTTTGCAAATTCTTCCGCAGGCAAACTTCTTGCCGATGTCGTACCCGTGTTCAGTAAAACATTAGACAGAGTGCTTGAGCCGTACTCTATTGATAAAATATTAAAGAACGATCTCATTTTTGTCGCACTTCCATCAGGCGAAGCGATGAATCTTGTGCCGGCGATGCTTTCTGCAGGAAAACGGGTCATTGACCTCGGCGGCGACTTCCGCTTACAAGATACATTATTGTACGAACGGTACTATAAACGAACCCACTCCGCAAGCGCAATTTTACAACAATCTGTGTACGGATTGCCGGAATGGAATTCTCCACAGATCAAATCGGCATCTCTTATCGCTAATCCAGGGTGCTATCCAACAAGCGCCATCCTTCCGCTTGCTCCTTTGTTGAAAGAAGGCATAATTGAACCAACTGGCATTGCTGTCAGTTCCCTCTCGGGTGTCTCCGGCGCCGGACGCAGTTCCTCAATCGAGATGTCGTTTGGTGAGGTGAACGAATCGGTACGTGCATACAAAGTCGGCACGCATCAACACATTCCGGAAATTAAAACGGTATTGGAATCACTTTCCAACACGCAAGTGAAGTTCTCGTTTGTGCCTCATCTTCTTCCCATCACACGCGGCATTTTTACTTCATCGTATGCAACATTGAAAAAGCCCGTGCAGGAACAGACAATTCTTGCGGTCTATGAAAAATATTACGCAACAGCGCCTTTCGTTCGCTACTCGGCATCGGCAATTCCGGAGATTAAAAATGTTACGCACACCAATTTCATCGATATAGGTTTCCGTATCAATCAAGAAGATGGACAGCTCATTGTTCTTTCTACGATCGACAATCTCATAAAAGGCGCAGCGGGACAAGCTGTGCAAAACATGAATATCATGTTTGGACTCAATGAAACAGAAGGGTTACAATAATGGAAATTGATGCATCTCAAGAATGCACCGGCGGTGTAACAGCTGCACAAGGATTTATTGCCGGCGGAATTTATTGCGGTATTCGTAAAGCAAAAAAGGATCTCGCTATTGTGCAGTCGGAGAAACCGGCAGTGGTTGCCGGTGTTTTTACACTGAACAAGGTCGTTGCTGCACCTCTGTTGGTTGATAAAATTCAGCTC encodes:
- the argC gene encoding N-acetyl-gamma-glutamyl-phosphate reductase; the encoded protein is MISVSVVGASGYSGIELLKILARHPGVRIDKLFANSSAGKLLADVVPVFSKTLDRVLEPYSIDKILKNDLIFVALPSGEAMNLVPAMLSAGKRVIDLGGDFRLQDTLLYERYYKRTHSASAILQQSVYGLPEWNSPQIKSASLIANPGCYPTSAILPLAPLLKEGIIEPTGIAVSSLSGVSGAGRSSSIEMSFGEVNESVRAYKVGTHQHIPEIKTVLESLSNTQVKFSFVPHLLPITRGIFTSSYATLKKPVQEQTILAVYEKYYATAPFVRYSASAIPEIKNVTHTNFIDIGFRINQEDGQLIVLSTIDNLIKGAAGQAVQNMNIMFGLNETEGLQ